From Pyrenophora tritici-repentis strain M4 chromosome 1, whole genome shotgun sequence, the proteins below share one genomic window:
- a CDS encoding carboxypeptidase: MMKYPNFLLLATQLAVASPFHPSPKPVTRDNGQVSYDGYHIYSITPSSDQAARELEKRFSKYYTHPIRDTLSVAIPPEEIYEFNSLGLDARLVNSDLGAYIRSTEKQPVYKRSISQTGELPDLSWFDTYHAYADHLQYWDDLVTAFPNNTRKFAIGQSYENRTIWAFEFYGNEETKEEKPIILWHATVHAREWISTMVIEYLAHRLLFTSTNSAYLSDYTFYLIPFHNPDGFLFTQTNNRLWRKNRQPRPSTNSTCLGTDGNRNWRYEWDAEPPEGGSTPDPCGQTYRGESPGDTPENAAMDSLSAQLAKQGPVGIRSFIDFHSYGQLILTPYGFSCDPLPETLPRMLEVAGGTAKAIMGASTMNSTYEFGPGCQILYFSTGNSRDHHYAVHGAEHSWTMELSPRDEAGGGFVLPPEFIWPVVREQWAGQEWLLGEVLEG, encoded by the exons ATGATGAAGTACCCAAACTTTCTCTTGCTCGCCACCCAGTTAGCAGTGGCGTCGCCTTTCCATCCCAGTCCTAAACCCGTAACTCGCGACAACGGACAAGTCAGCTACGATGGTTACCACATCTATTCCATCACCCCGTCCTCGGACCAAGCCGCCCGCGAACTAGAGAAACGCTTCTCAAAATACTACACCCATCCGATCCGAGACACGCTGTCCGTAGCCATCCCACCCGAGGAAATCTACGAATTTAACAGTCTGGGCCTCGACGCCCGACTGGTGAACTCTGATCTTGGAGCATACATCCGCTCGACCGAAAAGCAACCAGTCTACAAGCGAAGCATATCGCAAACCGGAGAGTTACCAGATCTCTCATGGTTCGATACATACCATGCATACGCGGATCATCTGCAATACTGGGACGACCTCGTCACCGCCTTCCCCAACAACACGAGGAAATTCGCCATCGGGCAAAGCTACGAGAACAGAACTATTTGGGCCTTTGAGTTCTACGGGAATGAAGAGACGAAAGAGGAGAAACCGATAATACTCTGGCACGCCACAGTCCACGCCCGAGAATGGATTTCAACAATGG TCATCGAATACCTAGCCCACCGCCTCCTCTTCACTTCCACCAACAGCGCCTATCTCTCCGACTACACATTCTACCTCATCCCCTTCCACAATCCCGACGGCTTCCTCTTCACACAAACCAACAACCGTCTCTGGCGCAAGAACCGACAGCCCCGCCCCTCCACAAACAGCACCTGTCTCGGAACCGATGGAAACCGCAACTGGCGCTACGAATGGGACGCCGAACCACCAGAAGGTGGTTCAACCCCCGACCCCTGCGGGCAAACCTACCGTGGCGAGTCCCCGGGTGACACACCCGAGAATGCCGCCATGGACAGCCTCTCAGCCCAACTGGCAAAACAGGGCCCGGTGGGTATACGGTCATTCATCGACTTCCACTCCTACGGCCAGCTGATACTCACGCCGTATGGTTTCTCGTGCGACCCGTTGCCTGAGACGCTGCCGCGGATGCTGGAGGTAGCAGGGGGTACGGCCAAGGCGATCATGGGCGCGAGTACGATGAATAGTACGTATGAGTTTGGGCCTGGGTGTCAGATATTGTATTTTTCAACGGGGAACTCGAGGGATCATCATTATGCGGTGCATGGGGCGGAGCACTCGTGGACCATGGAGTTGAGTCCGAGGGATGAGGCCGGGGGTGGATTTGTGTTGCCGCCGGAGTTTATTTGGCCTGTTGTGAGGGAGCAGTGGGCAGGGCAGGAGTGGTTGTTGGGGGAGGTGTTGGAGGGTTGA